The following are encoded together in the Choloepus didactylus isolate mChoDid1 chromosome 7, mChoDid1.pri, whole genome shotgun sequence genome:
- the LY6G5C gene encoding lymphocyte antigen 6 complex locus protein G5c isoform X1, with amino-acid sequence MGHPAEAQATRDPAVLAGKRLIINRAPSRPFEFPKYLRCYRCLFETKELGCLLGSDICLAPQGSSTCITLHIRNSSGTDIMVSDCRHKEQMQDCSYTHTSPVFGFWISSQCCFVDFCNDPQNRAAYNS; translated from the exons ATGGGGCACCCGGCTGAGGCGCAGGCCACCCGGGACCCAGCGGTCCTTGCTGGAAAACG GCTTATTATCAATCGGGCACCCTCCCGTCCATTTGAGTTCCCCAAATACCTGCGCTGCTATCGATGCCTCTTTGAGACCAAGGAGTTGGGGTGCCTCCTGGGATCTGACATCTGCCTGGCCCCACAAGGCAGCAGCACCTGCATCACTCTCCACATAAGGAACA GCAGTGGAACTGACATCATGGTGAGTGACTGCCGCCACAAGGAGCAGATGCAAGACTGCTCGTATACCCACACTTCTCCGGTGTTTGGCTTCTGGATATCCTCTCAATGCTGCTTCGTGGATTTCTGCAATGACCCTCAGAACAGAGCAGCCTATAATTCTTAG
- the LY6G5C gene encoding lymphocyte antigen 6 complex locus protein G5c isoform X2, which yields MHFMAGPAGNRSLGHLGLHRALHALYMVVLIVVITMGSVFGKLIINRAPSRPFEFPKYLRCYRCLFETKELGCLLGSDICLAPQGSSTCITLHIRNSSGTDIMVSDCRHKEQMQDCSYTHTSPVFGFWISSQCCFVDFCNDPQNRAAYNS from the exons ATGCATTTCATGGCAGGCCCTGCAGGTAACCGGAGTCTGGGGCACCTGGGTCTCCACAGGGCCCTCCATGCCCTGTACATGGTCGTTTTGATAGTGGTGATCACCATGGGCTCAGTGTTTGGTAA GCTTATTATCAATCGGGCACCCTCCCGTCCATTTGAGTTCCCCAAATACCTGCGCTGCTATCGATGCCTCTTTGAGACCAAGGAGTTGGGGTGCCTCCTGGGATCTGACATCTGCCTGGCCCCACAAGGCAGCAGCACCTGCATCACTCTCCACATAAGGAACA GCAGTGGAACTGACATCATGGTGAGTGACTGCCGCCACAAGGAGCAGATGCAAGACTGCTCGTATACCCACACTTCTCCGGTGTTTGGCTTCTGGATATCCTCTCAATGCTGCTTCGTGGATTTCTGCAATGACCCTCAGAACAGAGCAGCCTATAATTCTTAG